The following nucleotide sequence is from Streptomyces sp. HUAS CB01.
CGGGTCACCTCCCCGCGAACTTCCCGCTCATCGTCGTGTAGATCTCCCTCGCCCCTTCGCCGAGGCGCGGTCCGGCGAGCCAGCCCGCCGTCACCGGCCCGATCGAGGTGTTGGAGACCAGCGCGGGCCTGCCGTTCGGCCGGGTGACGACCCAGCCGCCGCCGGACGAACCGCCGGTCATGGTGCAACCGATGCGCCACATGGTCGGCGTTCCCGGCCCGATGGACAGCCGGCCCGGCCGGTCGATGCACTTGTGCATGACCAGGCCGTCGTAGGGAGGTGCCGCGGGGTAGCCCCAGGCGCCCATCGCGGCGATGTCCTTGGCCTCGGGTGCGTCGAACTCGACGTCGAGGGCCGCCCCGACCGTCTCCTCGAGGGACTTGGTGCCCCGCTCCGGCTTCACGTGCATGACCGCGTAGTCGTACGGGGCTCCGCCGCCGCCCGTCGGACCGCCCTCGGAGATCCACTCGCCCGAGGTCGAGACCCAGTCCGCCCAGTAGACGCCGTACGGGGCGATCTCCTGCGGCTGGGCGTTCCGCAGCTCGGCGGGGGACTTGCCCAGGTCGTTGTACGCCGGGACGAACGTGATGTTGCGGTACCAGCCGCCCTCCTGGCCGGCGTGCACACAGTGCCCCGCGGTCCACACGAGGTTGGACCTGCCCGGGTTCGCCGGGTCCCTGACGACCGTGGCGGAGCACTCCATGGAGCCCTGGGGCGCGTCGAAGAACACCTTGCCGACCGGTGCGGCGTTGCGGTGGTACGGCTTCGACTCCGGCTTGGCCTGCACCGGCCGCGGCTCCGGGTCGGTGACGCCCTGGTCGCCCGAGATCTCACCGGCGGCCATCGTCCTCTGCGGGGACTCGGCCTCCTTCATCCGCTCCGGCTTCCAGAGCCCCTTGATCATCGGGTTGACGAAGTCCTTGGCCTCGCGGAGCCAGGTGTCCTTGTCCCAGTTCTTCCACTCACCGTTCTTCCACGCGTCCAGGTCGACCCCGTGCTCCTTGAGCCGGTCGGCCAGGTCGGCCGGAATCGCGGCGCCGCCGTCGGCCGTCGCGGTCGCGGATGCGGCGGGCTTGTCCGCGGCGACGTCCTCGCCCGGGCCGCACGCCGCGGCCGTGAGCGAGAGCGCCGCGACCAGGCCGATGGCGGCCGGCAGCGGGCGTATGGATCGCATGAGAACGCTTCCCCCTGAACAGGATTTGCCATGAACGTGTCACGCGTATGGGTATGCGAAAGGGCGGTCATCCGAGGGACCGCCCGTGGTGCGACCTACTCTATGCGGTCCGTGCGCCCGGGCCGTGTCCGTCGCCTGGACGGAGTCTCCACGCGCGGGGCGCCCGGGGTCTCCGCGCCCCGGTCTCCGCATGAGAGCGGCGCCGGGGCGCCGGAAGGGCCCCGGAGGGGTCCGGGGCCCGCGGCGGGACGCGCCTACCGGGCCGCGAACTTCCTGCTGACCGCGTCGTAAATGCCCTTGGCCTCATCGCCGAGGCGCGGTCCGGCGAGCCAGCCCGCCGTCACCGGGCCGATCGAGGTGTTCGAGACCAGCGCGGGCTTGCCGTCCTTGCCGGCCGCAACCCAGCCGCCACCGGACGAACCGCCGGTCATGGTGCAGCCGATGCGGTACATCGTCGGCTCCTCGGCCTTCAGCGACAGACGGCCCGGCTTGTCCTCGCACTGGAACATCCGCTCGCCGTCGAACGGCGGCGCCGCCGGGAAGCCGGTCGCCTTCATGCTGCCGATCTTCGGCACGGCCGGTGCGTTGAAGTCGACGGGAAGCGCCGAACCGACCGTCTCCTCCAGCGACTTGCCGTTGCCGCCCTTCTCGGGCGTCACATGGATCACGGCGAAGTCGTACGCCGCGCCCTGGCCGCCCGTCGCCGCGCCCTGCGAGATCCACTGCTCGGAGGTCTGCGCCCAGTCGCCCCACCACACGCCGTAGGGCGCCACCTGCTCCTTCGAGTCCCCCTTGGTGGAGGTCTTCGCGCTGTTGTTGTACGACGGGACGAAGGCGATGTTGCGGTACCAGCCGCCCTCCTTGCCCGCGTGGACACAGTGGCCCGCGGTCCACACCATGTTGGACTTGCCGGGGTTGGCAGGGTCCTTCACGACGGTCGCGGAGCAGACCATCGAGCCCTTGGGGCCGTCGAAGAAGACCTTCCCGGCCTCGGGGGCGTTGCCGTGGTAGGGCGCGGCCACCGCCGCCGCCTCGACCGGCTGCGGCGTGGGGTCGGTGACACCCTCGTCACCGGAGATGTCCTCCTCCTCGACCGGCTTGGCGGGCTCCTCGGCCTCGCGCATCCGGTCCGGGTTCCAGAGGTCCTCGATGATCGGGTTGACGAAGTCCTTGGCCTCGCGGAGCCAGGTGTCCTTGTCCCAGTTCTTCCACTCGCCGTTGCGCCACTTGTCCAGATCGATCCCGTGCTCCCTGAGCCGGTCCTTGAGATCGTCCGGGATCGTTATCTTCCCGTCGTTGGCACCGTCGGCCGCCGCCGTGGCGCTCGGCTTGGCCGCCGCCTCGTCCCCACCGGGGCCGCAGGCCGTTGCCGTCAGCGCGAGCGCGGCCGCGAGCGCGCCCGCCGCGAACACGGGCCTGCGAGCGGCGTTCCCCCCACGGCGTGCGGCGAAGATCGGGCGATTGGGTCGCATGTGGTGATCCCCCTGGGACTTCATCAGTTACGTGCGTACGGAACGAGATTGCCTGCGCACATCCCGGCGACGCTGCCGGTGCCGCAATACGGCCCCCCACTATGCCGGTGCCGTTGGGGACGGTGAGCGGCAGGGCCGTGGTTCCCGGCCCCAAGGATCTTCCGGAATGACCGTGATCCCCCGCTCGCGGCGTCGTTGGTACGGACGGGGGACGCAGGCTTCAGCGTTCACCGTCGTGCCGCGGCGGTCGACCGCCGTACCGAGGCGCGACACAACCGTGACAGTCGGAGGACGAACCACCGTGGCCGTGACCGAACCCGCTCCGCCGGCACAGCCCGTCGCGCACGAAGGCATCCTGCGCCGCCAGTCGCTCCGCGAGTCGGCGGCACGGACCTACGCCCGCTCGCTGCCCATCGTCCCGGTGCGGGCCCGAGGGCTGACGATCGAGGGGGCGGACGGGCGGCGGTACCTGGACTGCCTCTCCGGCGCCGGGACCCTCGCCCTCGGCCACAACCATCCCGTGGTCCTGGAGGCGATCAAGAAGGTGCTCGCCTCCGGAGCGCCGCTCCACGTCCTCGATCTCGCCACTCCGGTCAAGGACGCCTTCACCACCGAACTGTTCGCCACGCTGCCGCGGCCGCTCGCCGACGACGCCCGCATCCAGTTCTGCGGGCCCGCCGGCACGGATGCCGTCGAGGCAGCCCTCAAACTGGTCCGCACGGCGACGGGGCGCACGGGGCTCCTCGCGTTCACGGGTGCCTACCACGGCATGACGGCCGGGGCGCTGGACGCCTCCGGGGGTGCGGCCGACGTCCGCGTGACGCGGCTGCCCTTTCCGCAGAACTACCGCTGTCCGTTCGGGGTCGGCGGTGACCGCGGGGCCGAACTCGCCGCCCGCTGGACCGAGAACCTGCTGGACGACCCCAAGGGCGGTGTCCCCGCCCCCGCCGGCATGATCCTCGAACCGGTCCAGGGGGAGGGCGGCGTCATCCCCGCCCCCGACGGCTGGCTGCGCCGGATGCGCGAGCTCACCGCGTCCCGTTCCATCCCGCTGATCGCCGACGAGGTGCAGACCGGGGTGGGGCGCACCGGAGCCTTCTGGGCGGTCGAGCACAGCGGGATCGTCCCCGACGTGATGGTGCTGTCCAAGGCCATCGGCGGTTCCCTCCCTCTCGCCGTGATCGTCTACCGTGCCGATCTGGACGTCTGGCAGCCCGGCGCCCACGCCGGGACGTTCCGGGGCAACCAGCTCGCCATGGCGGCGGGCGCGGCCACCCTGGCCTTCGTGCGGGAGAACCGGCTCGCTGAACGGGCCGCCACCCTCGGCACGCGCATGCTGGGGCAGCTCCAGGGGCTCGCCGCCACCCACCGCTGCATCGGCGACGTACGCGGCCGCGGTCTGATGATCGGCGTCGAACTGGTGGATCCCGGCACCGACGACCCGCAGGCCGACGTACCCCCGGCCGACCCCGTGCTCGCCGCAGCCGTGCAGCGGGAATGCCTGCGCCGCGGGCTCATCGTCGAACTCGGCGGACGCCACTCCGGGGTGGTCCGGCTGCTGCCTCCTCTCACGCTCACCGACGAACAGGCCCAGGCGGTCCTCGACCGCTTCGCCGACTCCCTGGAAGCGGCCGTGCGCGCACCGCACCGCCGCAACGACACCGGACCGTCTCTGTGATCCCGGACGACACCACAAGGAAGTCCCCGTGAACCCCACCCCCGCTGCCGACACCCCAGAACCCGACGTCCGCTCCACCGCGGACCACCACTCGGGGCAGAACGGGACGACGGCCGTCCCCCTCACGGTCGAGCCGGCGACGGTGCCGCGGCAGGCGTCGGGATCCTCCGAGGAGCAGGGTGCCGCCGCGCCACCGGTGACGGCCACTGACGCGGCGGAAGGCCCCGCGGGGACTCCGCCGGGCAGGTCCGCCGACCCGCTCGACCACCCCGACCCACTGGTGGCCGCCGACGCGGGCGCCGTCGAGAACCTCCTGCGCTGCTGGGTCCGGGAGAACAACCTCCCCGCACCCGGCGGGAACACCCTGCGCATTCCGCTCGGCGCCAGCGGCACCGCCCTGATCGTGCCCGTCCTCCACTGGTCACTCGCCGGCTGGCACCGGTTCGGACCACCCGTTCTGGAGGGCGCGCCGGCGGACGCGCCTCCCGCCGACGCCGTCACCGTCGCGGCCCTCCTCACCCGTGAACCGGGCGGCGACGGCAGCGCGACCGGCCCCGAGGCCCCCCTGCGGCGCGAGGGTGAAAGGCACCGGTCCGACGCGGTCGACCTGGCCGGACGCGTGGCGGACTCCGTCCGCCGTACGGCCGACTTCATCGAAGACCGGCGGCGGCGCCCCGCCCCTCGGCACGGTGCCGACCTCTTCCTGACCGCCGAGCAGTCACTGATCCTGGGTCATCCGCTGCACCCCACTCCCAAGAGCCGCGAAGGGCTCTCCGACGCCGAGGCCCGGCTCTACTCGCCGGAGCTGTACGGCTCCTTCCCGCTCCACTGGCTGGCCGTCGACCGGTCCGTGCTGGCAGGCGAGTCGGCCTGGACGGAAGAAGGCCGTACGGTACCCGCGGAGCAGCTCACCTCCCGGCTGGCGGGAGACCTCCCCCTCCCTCCCGGTACCGTCGCCCTGCCGCTGCACCCCTGGCAGGCCCGCGAGGTGGCCCACCGCCCCGAAGCCGCCGCGCTGTTCGACGCGGGCCTGCTCCACGACCTGGGCCCCGCGGGTGAACCCTGGCACCCGACCTCCTCCGTCCGCACCGTGCACCGGCCCGGCGCACCGGCCATGCTCAAGCTCTCGCTCGGCGTTCGCATCACCAACTCCCGTCGTGAGAACCTCCGCAAGGAACTCCACCGCGGCGTGGAGGTCCACCGTCTTCTCCGCAGCGGCCTCGGCACCCAATGGCGGTCCGCGCACCCCCGCTTCGACATCGTCCGCGATCCCGCGTGGCTCGCCGTGGACACCCCGGACGGA
It contains:
- a CDS encoding trypsin-like serine peptidase produces the protein MRSIRPLPAAIGLVAALSLTAAACGPGEDVAADKPAASATATADGGAAIPADLADRLKEHGVDLDAWKNGEWKNWDKDTWLREAKDFVNPMIKGLWKPERMKEAESPQRTMAAGEISGDQGVTDPEPRPVQAKPESKPYHRNAAPVGKVFFDAPQGSMECSATVVRDPANPGRSNLVWTAGHCVHAGQEGGWYRNITFVPAYNDLGKSPAELRNAQPQEIAPYGVYWADWVSTSGEWISEGGPTGGGGAPYDYAVMHVKPERGTKSLEETVGAALDVEFDAPEAKDIAAMGAWGYPAAPPYDGLVMHKCIDRPGRLSIGPGTPTMWRIGCTMTGGSSGGGWVVTRPNGRPALVSNTSIGPVTAGWLAGPRLGEGAREIYTTMSGKFAGR
- a CDS encoding trypsin-like serine peptidase codes for the protein MRPNRPIFAARRGGNAARRPVFAAGALAAALALTATACGPGGDEAAAKPSATAAADGANDGKITIPDDLKDRLREHGIDLDKWRNGEWKNWDKDTWLREAKDFVNPIIEDLWNPDRMREAEEPAKPVEEEDISGDEGVTDPTPQPVEAAAVAAPYHGNAPEAGKVFFDGPKGSMVCSATVVKDPANPGKSNMVWTAGHCVHAGKEGGWYRNIAFVPSYNNSAKTSTKGDSKEQVAPYGVWWGDWAQTSEQWISQGAATGGQGAAYDFAVIHVTPEKGGNGKSLEETVGSALPVDFNAPAVPKIGSMKATGFPAAPPFDGERMFQCEDKPGRLSLKAEEPTMYRIGCTMTGGSSGGGWVAAGKDGKPALVSNTSIGPVTAGWLAGPRLGDEAKGIYDAVSRKFAAR
- a CDS encoding diaminobutyrate--2-oxoglutarate transaminase family protein: MAVTEPAPPAQPVAHEGILRRQSLRESAARTYARSLPIVPVRARGLTIEGADGRRYLDCLSGAGTLALGHNHPVVLEAIKKVLASGAPLHVLDLATPVKDAFTTELFATLPRPLADDARIQFCGPAGTDAVEAALKLVRTATGRTGLLAFTGAYHGMTAGALDASGGAADVRVTRLPFPQNYRCPFGVGGDRGAELAARWTENLLDDPKGGVPAPAGMILEPVQGEGGVIPAPDGWLRRMRELTASRSIPLIADEVQTGVGRTGAFWAVEHSGIVPDVMVLSKAIGGSLPLAVIVYRADLDVWQPGAHAGTFRGNQLAMAAGAATLAFVRENRLAERAATLGTRMLGQLQGLAATHRCIGDVRGRGLMIGVELVDPGTDDPQADVPPADPVLAAAVQRECLRRGLIVELGGRHSGVVRLLPPLTLTDEQAQAVLDRFADSLEAAVRAPHRRNDTGPSL
- a CDS encoding IucA/IucC family protein, with amino-acid sequence MNPTPAADTPEPDVRSTADHHSGQNGTTAVPLTVEPATVPRQASGSSEEQGAAAPPVTATDAAEGPAGTPPGRSADPLDHPDPLVAADAGAVENLLRCWVRENNLPAPGGNTLRIPLGASGTALIVPVLHWSLAGWHRFGPPVLEGAPADAPPADAVTVAALLTREPGGDGSATGPEAPLRREGERHRSDAVDLAGRVADSVRRTADFIEDRRRRPAPRHGADLFLTAEQSLILGHPLHPTPKSREGLSDAEARLYSPELYGSFPLHWLAVDRSVLAGESAWTEEGRTVPAEQLTSRLAGDLPLPPGTVALPLHPWQAREVAHRPEAAALFDAGLLHDLGPAGEPWHPTSSVRTVHRPGAPAMLKLSLGVRITNSRRENLRKELHRGVEVHRLLRSGLGTQWRSAHPRFDIVRDPAWLAVDTPDGAPLPGVDVMIRHNPFGPGDDAVCLAGLTAPRPWPGRAGTHSRLAEVVGGLAARTGRPTGAVAAEWFLRYLDQVVRPVLWLDATAGVALEAHQQNTLVILDPQGWPAGGRYRDNQGYYFRASRRAELERRLPGIGTVSDTFVDDAVTDERFAYYLGINNVLGLIGAFGSQRLADERVLVAGFRRFLGSVRDLGSPLPAQLLENPTLRCKANLLTRLHGLDELVGPVDTQSVYVTITNPLRP